The nucleotide window GGCTCGCCGAGCTCCGCGAGCAGGGCCTGGACCACGCGGTGGTCGGGGATGCGCACCCCGACGGTCTTCTTCTTGGGGTGGAGGAGCTTGCGGGGCACCTCCCTGGTCGCGGGGAGGATGAAGGTGTAACTGCCGGGCGTCGACGCCTTCACGGCGCGGAACACGTCGTTGTCGACGTGTACGAACTGGCCCAGCTGCGCGAAGTTCTCGCACACCAGGGTGAAGTGGTGACGGTCGTCGAGCTGCCGGATCGCCCGGATGCGCTCGATGCCGTCACGACTGCCCAGCTGGCACCCCAGCGCGAAGCAGGAGTCCGTCGGATACGCGATGAGCCCACCCTGACGGACGCTGTCGGCCACCTGACCGATGGCGCGCGGCTGGGGGTTGTCGGGGTGCACGTCGAAATACTTGGCCATCTGCCGAGCTTATGCCCACGAGAGCCCCGCACCCGTTGATGGGGCCGCAGGCCCCGAAAAGGGGCGCGGGGAACTGCGCGACCAGCCACGAACGACTCGCGGTTCGACGACGGCCCGCAGTCCCCCAGCACTTCAGCGAAGCGTCACGCGCCGCTGGCCCGCAGCATGTCCTCACGCTCGACGATCTTCACGCGCGCCCGGCCCTGGGGCTCGCCCAGCGCCTTCTCGGCGGCGTCGAGCTTGTACCAGCCGTCCCACGTCGTGAAGCGCACGTCGCGCTCGGCGAAGAAGGCGTCGACGGCCTCCGGCTCCGGCGAGGCGGGCTCGTGCAGACGACCGTTCGCGAAGTCGTCCAGCAGGTTGGAGACGGTCTCGTTGGCGTCGCCCTTGGTGTGCCCGATGAGGCCCACCGGACCGCGCCGGATCCAGCCGGTGACGTACGTGGACTGCAGGTGCGCCCCGGTCTCCTCGACGACCCGGCCGCCCGCGTCCGGCACGGTGCCCGACTCGACGTCCCAGGGGAGCTTGGGCAGCTTGTCGGAGAGGTAGCCGACCGCGCGGTAGACCGCGGTGACGTCCCAGTCCTTGAACTCGCCGGTGCCCTTGACGTTGCCGG belongs to Streptomyces graminofaciens and includes:
- a CDS encoding L-threonylcarbamoyladenylate synthase; translation: MAKYFDVHPDNPQPRAIGQVADSVRQGGLIAYPTDSCFALGCQLGSRDGIERIRAIRQLDDRHHFTLVCENFAQLGQFVHVDNDVFRAVKASTPGSYTFILPATREVPRKLLHPKKKTVGVRIPDHRVVQALLAELGEPLVSSTLLLPDEEEPMTQGWEIKERLDYLVDAVVDSGDCGTEPTTVIDFSSGEAEIIRKGAGDTSRFE